The region CGCGCCGGAATGCCTTGGCGGTCGCGAGCCCGATGCCGCTGTTCCCGCCCGTAACAACCGCCACCTTGTCGGTGAATCTCTCGCCCATCGCAGCCTCCTGTGGATGTCAACCTACTGTTGAGTTATGGAAAGCTTTCTCCGCAGATTGCGTATCATTCCCCTGCTGGCCGTTCCACCAACCCCCGTACCCCCTGTCTCTGGGCCAATTCGAAGGACTGGCGAAGCAACGAAATCGCCCGATCGACGTCGGCAGCCTCCCAGAGGTAAAAACTGATCCAGCCGCTGTCGGGCAAGACATGATGCGGCTCGGCGCGACCATCGGCCACGATTTCATCCCGCACCTTCTTGGGAAATGGGATGTCCACGAGACGGTCGCCGTGGACGTGGCCCAGCTCGCGCCGGTGGAGACGGTACTCGGTGCCGCCGAAGCGGTGCCGATAGGCGGTCACGCCCGGCCAGCTCAAAACGGCTT is a window of Candidatus Polarisedimenticolia bacterium DNA encoding:
- a CDS encoding luciferase family protein, which gives rise to MSVRGARQRIHEAVLSWPGVTAYRHRFGGTEYRLHRRELGHVHGDRLVDIPFPKKVRDEIVADGRAEPHHVLPDSGWISFYLWEAADVDRAISLLRQSFELAQRQGVRGLVERPAGE